One Luoshenia tenuis genomic region harbors:
- a CDS encoding helix-turn-helix domain-containing protein, whose protein sequence is MQREAYIKLLIKQKNMTYKQFAESIGMPYSTLLSILNNQAIGKASIDNIIKICRGLSITVDQLQHIVEQDIPEAPLLLSSHEEALVRHYRERTGMQQAVDILLGL, encoded by the coding sequence TTGCAAAGAGAAGCGTATATCAAGCTACTAATTAAGCAGAAGAATATGACTTACAAGCAATTTGCTGAGTCGATCGGGATGCCCTATAGCACATTATTATCCATTCTGAACAATCAAGCCATCGGCAAAGCCTCAATCGATAATATCATCAAAATCTGTCGCGGCCTTTCTATTACGGTGGATCAATTGCAACATATTGTAGAGCAGGATATACCCGAGGCGCCGCTTCTTTTATCTTCGCACGAGGAAGCGTTGGTCCGCCATTACCGGGAACGAACGGGGATGCAGCAGGCAGTCGATATCCTCTTGGGGCTTTGA
- a CDS encoding Gfo/Idh/MocA family protein: MLIPWKPVKVALIGAGTISGEYLNNMVHNFDILDVVGCSDIIPERSAARAKEFGIRQMTNEEILSDPEIEVVVNTTYPTAHYTVSKSILEAGKHLYCEKPMSATKEEAKELLDMARAKGLYIGNAPDTFLGGAAQTARKLLDMGMIGTPITARATLIRGYHLMGGAEEKLPFTFYPGGGIMFDVGCYYLVNLINLLGPIKRVAGFSQTVSKEKLYVNPAHPQYGQTIPVQSPNNTLGALEFASGVLGTITTTSECFSETPQLEIYGTEGTIVCADPNCFGGEVLVRRTGNKEYFPVQLTHAYTDPNCRGIGVADFAYAIRNGRKARADAELAYHFLEATVGMIESGETGRYYEMQSSCERPAALASGITTGYTEYVFNH; encoded by the coding sequence ATGTTGATTCCTTGGAAACCGGTGAAAGTGGCGTTGATTGGCGCGGGGACGATCAGCGGAGAGTACCTGAATAACATGGTACACAATTTCGACATACTGGATGTGGTGGGATGCTCGGACATCATTCCGGAGCGGTCGGCCGCCCGGGCAAAAGAATTCGGCATCCGGCAGATGACCAATGAAGAGATCCTGAGCGACCCTGAGATTGAGGTCGTGGTCAACACCACTTATCCCACGGCACATTACACTGTAAGCAAATCGATCCTGGAGGCGGGCAAGCACCTCTATTGCGAAAAGCCGATGAGCGCAACGAAGGAAGAGGCCAAGGAGCTACTGGATATGGCGCGCGCAAAGGGCCTGTATATCGGCAACGCGCCGGATACCTTCCTGGGCGGAGCTGCGCAAACCGCCCGCAAGCTGCTGGATATGGGGATGATTGGTACGCCCATCACGGCCCGGGCTACGCTGATCCGCGGGTACCACCTGATGGGCGGTGCTGAAGAAAAGCTGCCGTTTACCTTCTATCCCGGCGGCGGCATCATGTTTGACGTGGGGTGCTATTACCTCGTCAATCTGATCAATCTGCTGGGGCCCATCAAGCGGGTCGCCGGCTTCTCTCAAACGGTTTCAAAGGAAAAGTTATATGTTAATCCCGCTCATCCGCAGTATGGGCAGACCATCCCAGTTCAGTCCCCTAACAATACGTTGGGCGCGCTGGAATTTGCCTCCGGCGTTTTGGGGACCATCACCACGACATCGGAGTGCTTCTCAGAGACCCCGCAGCTCGAGATCTATGGGACGGAAGGCACGATCGTCTGTGCGGACCCCAACTGCTTTGGCGGCGAGGTACTGGTGCGGCGCACCGGCAATAAAGAATACTTCCCGGTGCAGCTGACCCACGCCTATACCGACCCGAATTGCCGGGGCATCGGCGTTGCAGACTTCGCTTACGCCATCCGTAACGGCCGCAAGGCGCGGGCGGATGCGGAACTGGCCTATCATTTCCTGGAGGCGACGGTGGGGATGATCGAATCTGGCGAAACGGGACGCTATTACGAAATGCAAAGCAGCTGCGAGCGCCCGGCTGCCCTGGCCTCCGGCATTACTACGGGCTATACCGAATATGTATTTAACCACTGA
- a CDS encoding ABC transporter substrate-binding protein produces the protein MSKRISMLCGLLLVVAMAFSAIGCGGAPATEPTDGAQTSGDATATESTSAAEPVTLKFWDMAWGPAEAFPVESEKIIAKYTSEVAPHVTIEYTNLPWSNWYEQFSTAVASNGAPDVCTGGGYMPFQFSTNDEMADLQWIVDEWKKEGTDKDFYEGMLDYWRFHDKQVGVPFNYDPRATFIRIDWLEEKGLEMPETYDDFIAIAKALTDKDQGIYGVTFGVTTGSAGPFMQFATGNGGMCYNKDGTANVDNERNLQVMKLFNTLQKDGSLPEGIVNYSGDDADKLFMAGKAGISIRSAGGFNTYLNGGMTIDQVAVMPPLTSPSGTKNGQVNPNAYMMFEQSQNKEEGMKFLKWYSENTYTIWTDGKQDGFPARISYLEGDEFKKPQRAQIIDRVLSNAVQLVYPLQSGVPSASSVEGQKFDQTCMQAALTMDEDGWKDTLATLQTQLEGLIADLDK, from the coding sequence ATGTCCAAACGTATCTCAATGCTATGCGGCCTGCTGCTGGTCGTGGCAATGGCTTTCTCAGCCATAGGCTGCGGCGGCGCGCCCGCAACCGAGCCAACCGACGGCGCGCAGACCTCCGGGGACGCTACCGCAACAGAATCTACCAGCGCGGCGGAACCCGTCACGTTGAAATTCTGGGATATGGCCTGGGGCCCGGCGGAGGCATTTCCGGTAGAATCCGAAAAGATCATCGCCAAGTATACCTCGGAAGTGGCGCCTCATGTCACCATCGAGTACACGAACCTGCCCTGGAGCAACTGGTATGAGCAGTTCTCTACGGCCGTAGCCTCCAACGGCGCGCCGGATGTTTGCACGGGCGGCGGCTATATGCCCTTCCAGTTCTCCACCAACGACGAGATGGCGGACCTGCAGTGGATCGTGGACGAGTGGAAAAAAGAGGGCACGGATAAAGACTTCTACGAGGGGATGCTGGATTACTGGCGTTTCCACGACAAGCAGGTCGGCGTTCCGTTCAACTACGACCCGCGGGCGACCTTTATCCGCATCGACTGGCTGGAAGAAAAAGGGCTGGAAATGCCTGAAACCTATGATGACTTTATCGCCATAGCCAAGGCCTTGACGGATAAGGATCAGGGGATCTATGGCGTCACCTTTGGCGTGACCACTGGCAGCGCCGGCCCGTTCATGCAGTTTGCCACCGGCAACGGCGGCATGTGCTACAACAAAGATGGCACAGCCAATGTGGATAACGAGCGCAACTTGCAGGTTATGAAGCTGTTTAATACCCTGCAAAAGGATGGCTCTTTGCCCGAAGGTATCGTCAACTATAGTGGTGACGACGCGGATAAGCTGTTCATGGCCGGCAAGGCGGGCATTTCGATCCGCTCGGCAGGCGGTTTCAACACCTATTTGAACGGCGGAATGACCATCGATCAGGTGGCTGTTATGCCGCCGCTGACCTCGCCCAGCGGCACGAAGAACGGGCAGGTCAACCCCAACGCCTACATGATGTTTGAACAATCCCAGAATAAAGAGGAAGGCATGAAGTTCCTCAAGTGGTATTCTGAGAACACCTACACCATCTGGACCGACGGTAAGCAGGACGGCTTCCCGGCGCGCATCAGCTATCTGGAAGGCGACGAATTTAAAAAGCCGCAGCGCGCGCAGATCATCGACCGCGTACTGTCTAATGCGGTACAGCTGGTTTACCCGCTGCAGAGCGGCGTGCCCAGTGCCTCTTCGGTCGAGGGCCAGAAGTTTGACCAGACCTGCATGCAGGCTGCGCTGACCATGGATGAAGATGGCTGGAAAGATACCCTGGCGACCCTGCAGACCCAGCTGGAAGGCTTGATTGCGGACCTGGACAAATAA
- a CDS encoding Gfo/Idh/MocA family protein: MLKPWKPVKVALIGAGVISGEYLKNMVYNFDILDVVGCSDIIPEKSAARAAEFGIRQMTNEEILSDPEIEVVVNTTYPTEHYNVSKQILEAGKHLYCEKPMCAELGQAKELMDMAREKGLYIGNAPDTFLGAGYQTARHLLDAGIIGKPIMARATLIRGSYVLGGAEPKFPFPSYPGGGIIFDVGCYYLVNLINLLGPIRRVAGFAQTNIKEKPYVNPHHPEYGDQVKTQSPTNTIGALEFESGVLGTIMTTTECFSETPQLEIYGSEGILTCPDPNCFGGDVKVTRVGYREPYVVQHTHAYTDPNMRGIGVAEFAYAIRNGRKARTDASMAYHFLEASFGMIESGETERYYHLQSTCERPAALASGITTGYTEYVFNHE, from the coding sequence ATGCTTAAACCCTGGAAACCGGTAAAGGTAGCGCTGATTGGCGCTGGCGTGATCAGTGGCGAGTACCTGAAAAACATGGTGTATAACTTTGATATTCTGGATGTGGTGGGCTGTTCGGATATCATTCCGGAGAAGTCCGCGGCGCGGGCGGCCGAATTCGGCATCCGGCAGATGACCAACGAGGAGATCTTAAGCGATCCCGAGATCGAGGTCGTGGTCAACACCACTTATCCGACGGAGCATTATAACGTAAGCAAGCAGATTCTGGAGGCCGGAAAGCACCTGTATTGCGAAAAACCCATGTGCGCGGAGCTGGGGCAGGCCAAGGAACTGATGGACATGGCGCGGGAGAAGGGGCTGTACATCGGCAATGCGCCGGATACCTTCTTGGGTGCGGGGTATCAAACCGCCCGGCACCTGCTGGACGCGGGGATCATCGGCAAACCCATCATGGCCCGGGCTACGCTGATCCGCGGTTCTTACGTTTTGGGCGGCGCCGAGCCGAAGTTCCCATTCCCTTCTTATCCCGGCGGTGGTATTATATTTGATGTAGGATGCTATTATCTTGTCAACCTCATCAATCTTTTAGGGCCCATCCGTCGCGTGGCGGGCTTTGCGCAGACCAATATCAAGGAAAAGCCCTATGTCAATCCCCACCATCCTGAATATGGCGACCAGGTCAAGACCCAATCGCCCACCAATACCATCGGCGCGCTGGAATTTGAAAGCGGCGTGCTAGGCACGATCATGACCACGACGGAGTGCTTCTCGGAGACCCCGCAGTTGGAGATCTACGGCTCCGAAGGCATTTTGACCTGCCCGGACCCCAACTGCTTTGGAGGCGATGTGAAGGTGACCCGGGTTGGGTACCGCGAGCCTTATGTGGTGCAGCATACCCATGCCTATACGGACCCGAACATGCGGGGCATCGGCGTGGCGGAGTTTGCCTATGCGATCCGCAACGGGCGCAAAGCGCGCACGGACGCCTCGATGGCTTATCACTTCCTGGAGGCTTCTTTCGGCATGATCGAATCCGGCGAAACAGAGCGGTACTATCACCTGCAAAGCACCTGCGAGCGGCCGGCGGCTTTGGCCTCGGGCATCACCACGGGCTACACGGAATACGTATTTAACCACGAATAG
- a CDS encoding sugar phosphate isomerase/epimerase family protein, with amino-acid sequence MYKSVVLGCVNVDVPLLEGIALAGRHGFQGIEVPPDGAALIGEDKVRDALAQWGLNNAGFALPLAYKAADKAEFEAGAEQLKTMAETAARLGGKGCYTWITPWHETMTYQQHFDFMVERLGRYAAILKEFGIALGLEFVGVQKARDTHPNPFIYNIPQMLELCDAIGTGNCGLLLDCHHCYTAGHDMKDVYGLKKEQIVLVHVNDAVAGYTLPEQPDNPRALPRETGVLDIDTFMDALVKIGYEGPVAVEPFSPKLKAMEDNDAKLDLTMEALNSIWPA; translated from the coding sequence ATGTATAAATCAGTTGTCTTAGGCTGTGTAAACGTAGATGTGCCGCTTTTAGAGGGGATCGCCCTGGCGGGGCGCCACGGCTTTCAGGGCATTGAGGTGCCGCCGGACGGGGCCGCGCTGATTGGTGAGGACAAAGTGCGGGATGCGCTGGCGCAGTGGGGGTTGAATAACGCTGGGTTTGCGCTGCCGCTGGCTTATAAGGCTGCGGACAAGGCGGAATTTGAAGCGGGGGCCGAGCAGCTCAAGACCATGGCGGAAACGGCTGCGCGCCTTGGCGGAAAGGGGTGCTACACCTGGATCACGCCCTGGCATGAAACGATGACCTATCAGCAGCATTTTGATTTTATGGTGGAGCGCCTGGGGCGGTATGCGGCGATCCTCAAGGAGTTTGGCATTGCCCTGGGTCTGGAATTTGTGGGCGTGCAAAAAGCCAGGGATACCCATCCCAATCCCTTCATTTATAATATCCCGCAGATGCTGGAGCTGTGCGATGCGATTGGAACCGGGAACTGCGGGCTGCTGCTGGATTGCCACCACTGCTATACCGCCGGACACGATATGAAGGATGTGTACGGGCTGAAAAAGGAGCAGATCGTGTTGGTGCACGTCAACGACGCGGTGGCCGGTTATACGCTGCCCGAGCAGCCGGATAATCCCCGTGCCCTGCCGCGGGAGACCGGGGTACTGGACATCGATACCTTTATGGATGCGCTAGTCAAAATTGGCTACGAAGGGCCGGTGGCGGTAGAACCCTTCAGCCCGAAGCTCAAGGCGATGGAGGATAACGACGCAAAACTGGACCTGACGATGGAAGCGCTGAACAGCATTTGGCCTGCGTAA
- a CDS encoding GNAT family N-acetyltransferase — protein sequence MGTRIETKLPDFYLRFATEQDVDTVLDFIKHIAEYEKMSDQVQVTREILHQSLFVRRAAEAILAYEGDTVVGFAVFFENFSTFTGKPGLYLEDLFVLPEYRGKGYGKALLCFLAQLAVERDCARMEWTCLNWNTPSLQFYQTLEARTMDEWTVHRLTGGTLERAAAQFPGK from the coding sequence GTGGGTACGCGTATTGAAACAAAGCTGCCGGATTTCTATCTGCGATTTGCGACCGAGCAAGATGTGGATACCGTTTTGGATTTTATCAAACACATCGCGGAATATGAAAAGATGAGCGATCAGGTTCAGGTGACGCGGGAAATACTGCACCAATCCCTGTTTGTACGCCGCGCCGCAGAGGCGATATTGGCCTATGAAGGGGATACCGTGGTGGGTTTTGCCGTGTTTTTTGAAAACTTTTCGACCTTTACGGGCAAGCCGGGCCTTTATCTGGAGGACCTTTTCGTGTTGCCGGAATACCGCGGCAAAGGATACGGCAAGGCCCTTTTATGCTTCCTGGCGCAGTTGGCTGTAGAGCGGGATTGCGCTAGGATGGAGTGGACCTGCCTGAATTGGAATACCCCTTCGCTGCAATTCTACCAGACGCTGGAAGCGCGTACGATGGATGAGTGGACGGTGCACCGCTTAACGGGCGGTACGCTGGAGCGGGCGGCCGCACAATTCCCGGGGAAGTAA